A window of Desulfobulbus oralis genomic DNA:
CGGTCAGTGCCGTGATAAAGGCGCTCACCGGCAGACCCGGATCGACGAGGCTCTGGAAGCGCTCCCCAATCACACCGTTCTGCAGCCGCACTGCACCGATTTCAATCACCCGGGCGCCGTCCGATGGCTTCATACCCGAAGTTTCGAAGTCGAAAATGATCAGTTGGGACTGGGGCATGCTTGCTCCAAAGGACCGGAGATGCCAGGCCGGCGGATCACGGCGCGGAGGGGCTGAGCCGGCCGCCCCGCGCATTGCAGACAGGGAGAAGACTCTTTTGTGCCAGGGCAGGCGCTGGGTTTGCAGGCTTTGTCCTGCTCAAAGGCATCGGCTCTGGCCCTGCCCCCTGTCAAGCAGGGCAATCATCTGCCCAGGCTTCGACCCAGACCGGCCTTTTTGTGTTTTTCCTCTGCATGCAAAGCAAAAGGCTCCCGGCCCTCTGGGGCAGGGAGCCTGTCTGTTGGCCAGGCGATCACGCTTCAGAAATCCACCAGTTCCACGTCAAAGACCAGCCAGGCGTCCGGCGGGATGAGCCCGCCGCCTGCACCGCGCGTGCCGTACCCGAGCTCCGGCGGAATGATGAGGATGCGGTGTTCCCCCTTCTTCATCATGGCCAGGCCTTCATCCCAGCCCTTGATGACCATGCCGGTGCCGACCGGAAACTCGATGGGTTCCCCCCGGCGGCGCGAGCTGTCGAACTCCCTGTCGTTGCTCAAGAGCCTGCCTGTGTAGTGTACCTTGATCTTGGTGCCCTGGGCCGGCGTGGAGCCGCTGCCCTCCTCGACCAGAACGGTGTAGAGACCGGAAGCGGTACGGTGCGCCTTGGGCCAGCGGGTTTTGACGCGTTTTTCCATGGCCTCCTGTTGGCTCTTTTGCGCTTTGGCCGCCGCGGCTTTCCTGGCTATGAGCGCGGCATTGAAGGATTCCTGGTCGATTTTGAAGCGCTCGGCCTCGGCTCCCTGGCGGATGATTTCGATGTGTTGGATATGGTCGCCCTGGCGGATGGCGTCGACCACTTGCTGTCCTGTCACCACCTGGCCGAACACCGTGTGCTTGCCGTCCAGGTGCGGGGTGGCCGTGTGGGTGATGAAGAACTGGCTGCCATTGGTGTTTGGGCCGGCATTGGCCATGGAGAGCACCCCCGCGTTGTCGTGCCGCAGCGTGGCATCGATCTCGTCCGGGAACGCATAGCCGGGCGTGCCGGAGCCGGTGCCCAGGGGGCAGCCGCCCTGAATCATGAAATCGGCGATGACACGGTGAAAGGTGAGGCCGTCATAAAAAGGCTGACCCTTTTTGGGGCCGACCGTACCCATGGCCAGTCCCGCGAAGTTGATGACCGTGAGCGGGGTTTTGTCGTAAAACAGTCGCAGAAGGATATCGCCCCTCTCGGTGCTTATTTTGGCGTAAAGTCCGTCTTTCATGGTGTTTTCCTTGACTTGGGCGCCTTTTTGGGCGTTTGGCTTTGGGGCCGCCGGGCTCGAGGCCGGCAGCGCCGTGAAACAGAGGGTACAAACGAAGAGAGCGGACAGAAGCAGGCTCTGTCTGATGCCTGTGCAGTGCATGTGCAATCCTTGCCTTCATCGGCTTTGTGGCTTTCTGGGAGGACCGGTCGCCTGCTTACCCTGCCTGATGGCCCTTGTCAACCATGTTGGCGTGGCGGGCCGCTCAGGGGCGCTGAATCTGTTGATTTGCCTTGACAAAGAGCAGCCCTGTTCTATAAATTTTCGCGGGAATTTGGATCCGCCTCACGTCGCTGAAATGCGGCCTTCGCAAAGGCCGTTCCTGCATGTCCTATCATAACCTTTGGAGGAAAGATCATGTATGAGATTACTGTAGACAAGGCCAAATGCACGGGTGATGAAGAATGCGTCAACGCCTGCCCTGGTCAGGTTCTGGAGCTGGTTGACGGCAAGGCCGAACCGGTGCATTCCGACGAATGCCTGGGTTGCGAGACCTGCGTTGAAGTTTGTCCGGCCGATGCGATTACCGTCAAGGAAATGTAATTGCCTTTAGAGCATCCTGGTTCTCCACGATAAGCCCACATCCCTGGCGGAGTGGGCTTATCGTGTTTCTGCAGCCAGGCCAGGGACCGCCGCAGTCCGGCATTTTTCGGAAAAGACCATGGAAGCATCGAAACGGGTCATTGTCAGCCGAGCGGCTTTGGTCCACAACTTTGCACTGTGCCGCAGGCAGGCGAATGGCGCGGGCATTATCGCTTTGGTCAAGGCCGATGCCTACGGCCATGGCATGCTGGAGTGCGCCCGCCTCTTTGCCAATCTGGGTGCAGCCGGGCTCGCGGTTGCCGATGCGGTGGAAGGTGTGGCCCTGCGCGAGGCGGGTCTTGCCGTACCGATTTATGTACTGGCCGGGCTGGCCCCGCAGACGGTCCCTGGCATTGTGGCCCACAATCTGACGCCTTTGGTGAGCGATGGGGCCATGTTGGAGCGGCTTGCCCACGAGGCCCAGCGGCAGAAGCGGGTTTGCACCGTGCATCTGAAGGTGGATGTCGGCATGGGCCGGCAGGGTGCGCTGCCGGAGGATTTTCCGGAGCTGACCAGAAAGGCGCTCTCGCTGCCGGCCATACAAATCGGCGGGATGATGGCCCATCTGCCCAAGGCGGACGACCGGAACAGCGATCATTCAGAGCGGGCCAGGGATGCCTTTGCCAGGGTGAGCGCGGTCGCCCGGGCGCTCGTGCCCTATCCCCTTTTCTGTCATCTGGCCAGCAGCGGGGCCCTGTTTTATGTCGCAGACTCCAGATTTGACCAGGTGCGGCCGGGCATTGCCCTTTACGGTTGTTATCCCGGCGGGGCGGCTGGGAAAAAATCGGCTGGCGCGCCGGATCTCCGGCCTGCCATGAGCTGGACGGCCGATATTCTTTTGGTGCGTCAGGTGCCGGCAGGCCACAGCATTGGCTATGACTGCACCTGGATCACGAAGCGGCCCACCAAAATGGCCGTTTTGCCGCTCGGCTATGCGGACGGTTATCTGCGCAGGCTCTCGAACCGGGGGCAGGTCCTGATTGCCGGTCGCCGGGCGCCGGTTCTGGGCCGTGTGTCCATGAACCTGACTGTGGTGGATGTGACCGATATCCCGGGCGTCGATGCCGGCGACGAGGCGGTGCTTCTGGGCCGGCAGGGAGCGGATGAAATTACGGCCGACGAGCTGGCCGGCTGGATGGAGACCATCAATTACGAAGCGCTCTGTCTGATTGGCCGGCTGAACCGGCGTGTTTACCAGGATTGATGAACCCATGATCAAATCACAGGTTAAGGCGTGTCTGGAGCGGTGCGTGGCTCTGGGGGCGCAACAGGGCTACTGGCCGGAGGATGCGGCGAAGTCCTGCGGCATCGAGGTGCCCAAGCGGGCGGAGCAGGGGGATTTTTCCACCAATTTTGCCATGATGACCGCAGGCAGAATGCAGGCCAGGGCCCGGGATCTTGCGGCCAGGCTGGTGGAGCTTTTGGCCCGGGAGCCGATGTTTGCCAAAGTGGAAATAGCCGGCCCCGGTTTCGTCAATTTCTTCCTGAAGCCTTCGATATGGGCCCAGGTGCTGGCGCCGGTGTACGGGCAGGACGAAAAATTTGGCTGTTCGGAGACTGGCGTGGGCAAAAGGGTGCTGGTGGAATTCGTGAGCGCCAACCCGACCGGGCCCCTGAGCGTCGGCCATGGCCGCAACGCGGTGCTGGGCGACGCCATTGCCCGTGTGCTGACGGCAGCCGGCTACACGGTGCAGCGCGAGTACTACTTCAACGACGCGGGCCGCCAGATGCGGGTTCTGGGCGCTTCCACCAGGGCCCGCTGCATGGAGCTCTTGGGCCTGCCGTCCGAGTTCCCGGAAGACGGCTATCAGGGCGGCTACATCTACGATATTGCCAAAGACCTGGTGGCGGCAAAGGGGCAGGCGCTCAGGGATGCGCCGGACCAGCTCTTCATCGAGCAGGCCCGCGAGGCGATCTTCCAGGACATTCAGAACACGCTGGCCCGCATCGGCATCCGCTTTGACAGCTATTTCAACGAACGTTCGCTCTATGAGCAGGGTTTGCTCGAAAAGGTGGTGGCTGACCTGCGCGCCAGAGATCTGGTGTACGAAAAGGACAATGCCACCTGGTTCAAAAGCTCGGCTTTCGGGCAGGAGCAGGACAGGGTCATCATCAAGAGCAGTGGCGAGCCGACCTACCGGCTTCCGGACATCGCCTATCACCGGGAGAAATTTGCCCGCGGCTTTGACTGGATGATCAACATCTTCGGCTCCGATCACATCGCCACGGTGCCGGATGTCCTGGCCGGCCTGCGGGCGCTGGGCCTGGACGACAGCCGGGTCACGGTGGTGCTTTACCAGTTCGTCACCCTGATGCGCGGCGGCAAGCAGGTGAAGATGTCCACCCGCAGGGCCACCTTTGTCACTGTGGATGAGCTGGTGGATGAGGTGGGCAGTGATGCCATGCGCTTCTTCTTTTTGATGCGCAAGCCGGACAACCTGATCGAGTTCGATCTGGATCTGGCCAAGCAGCAGAGTCAGGAAAATCCGGTGTACTACGTGCAGTACGCCCATGCCCGCCTGTGCAGCATAGAACGGCAGGCGAAAGAGCTGGGCGTGGCACTGCCCACGGCCGCCGAGGCCGGCGATACCGCCCTGCTGGGCCGGCTGGACCTGCCGGAGGAGCTGACGCTTTTGAAAATGCTGGCCGCATATCCGGAATTGATCGCCGATGCGGCCCGGGATCTTGCGCCGCACCGACTTGTGTTTTATCTGATGGAGCTGGCCGGGGCCTTCCACAGCTATTACAACAGGCACAAGGTGCTGGGCGAGGATGCCGAACTGAGCCGGGCCAGGCTTTTGCTGGCCGGCGCACTGAAAAAGGTGCTCAGAAACGGCCTTGCCCTGATTGGCCTGACTGCGCCGGAGCGGATGTAGCCCGTGTTCGGCCTTTCCCGCAACAAGGCGCCGGAGCGCAGTATTCCGATTGCGTACGGCAATGCGGCCCAGCCCCAGCCCGGACAGCAGGGCAGGGCCTTTCGCATCGAGCTGAGCTGGAAGGGGCTCCTTGGCCTGATTGTTATCTTCTGCATCCTGGAGATGTGGATGTTTTTTGTGGGCATGTGGGCCGCTGCGAACATCGTGTTCCCCACGGGCAAGCCGGCTGTTTCGGAGATGGTGGCGCCAGGGACGGCCGCGCCCCAGACCGCTGCCCGGAAATCTCCCCCGCTGCCAGGGACCGGGCAGCGGCAAACGGAAGCCGCCGCCACGCCGGGGCCTGCGGACGAGGCGGCAGCGGATGATGGGGTCATGCGCGGCGAAGCGCCGCCTTCATGGTGAACTGATGGGCTTTTCCAACCGGCAAAGCGGGGTTTTTCTGGTGCTGGCCGCTGCCATGCTTTGGGGTACCTCCGGTACGGCCCAGCGTTTTGCGCCTGGGGGTTATGATCCTCTGGTCATTGGCGCGCTGCGCCTGCTGGTGGGGGGCGCGGCGCTGCTGTGCCTGGCGGTCTGGCGGCGGGAGCTGGGGCATTTCCATGACTGGAACTGGCCGCAGGTTTTGGGCGCGGCGCTTTGCATCAGCAGCTATCAGCTTTGCTTTTTTGCCGGCGTGCATCTGACCGGGGTGGCCGTGGGCACCATGGTGGCCATTGGCTGTGCACCGGTTTTGAGCGGTTTTTTCGGCCACTTTCTTTTCGGTGAAAGACTCAGACCTCGCTGGTGGCTGGCAACCTTGCTGGCAGTGACGGGCTGCACGCTGCTGGGCCTGGGCAGCGCCGCCCTGCACGTGAACATCTGGGGTATTTTGCTTGCCCTGGGCGCGGGTCTTGTGTATGCGGCCTACAATTTTTTTCTGAAGGCACTCCTGGCCAGGCATCCGCCCACGGCCGTGGTGGCAGTGGCAAGTGGCGGCGGCGCGCTGCTGCTCCTGCCGGTTTTGTGGCGTTGCGATCCGCTCTGGCTGCTGCAGTGGCGCAGTGTGGCGGTGGCCCTGTATCTGGGTCTGGTCACGCTGGCGCTTTCCTACTGGCTGCTGGCGCGTGGCCTGCGCGGTTTGCCCGCATCCACGGTGGTGACGCTGGGACTGGCCGAGCCGGTGACCGCAACCCTGCTGGGCCTGGTGGTGCTGGGCGAACGGCTGCACGGCCTGTCGGCGGCAGGTATTGTCCTGGTCTTTGCGGGTCTTTTGGTTTTGGCCGCTCCATTGCCGCGCAGGGGGGCGGGGCAGGGGCGCATTGGCGGGCGGGAGGAAACATGAACGGGCATGGGGGACAGCCGGGCCGCATCCGGCCCGCACGCATGGGCGATGTGCACCGCATCCACGAGATGCTGAACGGCTTTGCGGACCAGCGCCTGATGCTGCCCCGGGCGGTCAGCTCCATCTATGATCACCTGCGCGATTTTGTGGTCTATGCGGAAGGCGAGCAGCTTTTCGGCATCTGCGCGCTCCAGATCTGCTGGGACAATCTGGCGGAGATTCGTTCGCTCGCGGTGGATGTCAGTCGCCAGAAGATGGGCATTGGCCGCAGCCTGGTGAGTTCCTGTCTGGACGAGGCCAGGCTGCTGGAGATCGGACAGGTCTTTACGCTCACCTATCAGGCGCCCTTTTTCCGCAAACTGGGTTTTCAGGATACGGACAAGCAGCTTCTGCCCCACAAGATCTGGAGCGACTGCCTGCATTGCCCGAAATTTCCGGACTGCGACGAGGATGCCCTGATCTGGCGGGCGGGCGCGTAGGCAGACCACTTCCGGCCCCGGCAGGGGGCCGCCTTTATACATGGAGTCGAGCGATGCTGGGAAAAGCTCTGGCCAAGGTGTTTGGCAGCAAAAATGACCGCATGATCCGGCAGTACCGCCAGATCGTCGCCCGGATCAACGGGCTGGAAGAGGGCGTGAGCGGACTGGATGATGCCCGGCTTGCCGCCAAAACCGTGGAGTTCAGGGAGCGCATCGCGCAGGGCGAATCCCTGGACGCGCTGCTGCCCGAGGCCTTTGCCGTGGTGCGCGAAGCGGCCAGGCGGACACTCGGCGAGCGGCACTACGACGTGCAGCTCATCGGCGGCATCGTGCTGCACGAGGGCAAGATCGCGGAGATGAAGACCGGCGAAGGCAAGACCCTGACGTCCACTGCGCCGATTTATCTGAACGCGCTCGCCGGCAAGGGCGTGCATGTGGTCACGGTGAACGACTATCTGGCCAAACGCGATGTGGAGTGGATGGGCCAGATCTACCGCTTTCTGGGGCTGAACACCGGCTGCATCGTGCACGGGCTGGATGACAGGGAGCGCCGCGAGGCCTATGCCGCGGACGTGACCTACGGCACCAATAACGAGTTCGGCTTCGACTATCTGCGCGACAACATGAAGTTTTCGCTGGCCGATTACTGCCAGCGCGGCTTCAGCTATGCCATTGTGGACGAGGTGGACTCCATCCTGATCGACGAGGCCAGAACCCCGCTTATCATTTCCGGCCCGGCGGAGATGTCCACCGATCTGTACGCCAAGGTGGACGCCATCATGCCCAGGTTCAGGAAGGAGGAGCACTACACGGTGGACGAAAAGGCCCGGCAGGCCATGTTCACCGACGAAGGCGTGGAGCTGGCGGAGCGGCTTCTGGAGGTGGACAACCTCTATGACACCGCGAACATGATGCTCCTGCACCACATGGAGCAGGCCCTGAAGGCCCACGCGCTGTTCAAAAGGGATGTGGACTACATTGTCCGGGACGGCAAGGTGATCATTGTCGATGAATTCACTGGCCGTACCATGGAGGGCCGCCGCTATTCCGACGGCCTGCACCAGGCCCTGGAGGCCAAGGAGCGCGTCAGGATCGAGCAGGAAAACCAGACGCTGGCCTCCATCACCTTCCAGAATTACTTCCGCATGTACGACAAGCTGGCGGGCATGACCGGCACTGCCGACACCGAGGCGGCCGAGTTCAAGCAGATCTACGGTCTGGACGTGGTCGTCATCCCGACCCACGAAAAGATGAGCCGCCAGGACTATGCGGACGTGATCTACAAGAACCAGGAAGCCAAGTACCGCAATATCGTCAGGGAAATCAAGGCGCGCCACGAGAGCGGCCAGCCGATTCTGGTGGGCACCGTTTCCATCGACGTTTCGGAGAAGATCAGCGGCATGCTGAGCAAGGAGGGCATTCCCCATGATGTCCTGAATGCCAAGCAGCACGAGCGGGAGGCCGAGATCGTGGCCGGCGCCGGTCAGAAGGGCCGGGTCACCATTGCCACCAACATGGCCGGCCGCGGCACGGACATCAAACTGGGCGAGGGCGTGCGCGAGCTGGGCGGCCTGCACATTCTGGGCACCAGCCGCCACGAGAGCCGCCGTATCGACAATCAGCTCCGCGGTCGCTCCGGCCGTCAGGGCGATCCGGGCAGCTCCCGTTTCTATCTTTCCCTGGAAGATGATCTCCTGCGTATCTTCGGCTCCAACCGCCTGACCTTTCTCATGGACAAGCTGGGTATGGACGAAGACGAGCCCATCGAGCATTCGATGGTCACCAAGGCCATTGAAAACGCCCAGCGCAAGGTGGAAGGCCACAACTTTGACATCAGAAAGCACCTGCTCGAGTATGACGATGTCATGAACAAGCAGCGCGAGGTGATTTACAGCCAGCGCCGGGCCATTCTGGAAGGCACAGACGTGCATGCGCTGGTTGCCGACATCATGCAGGAACTGGTGGCGGAGATTGCGGCCGAGTTCGCCCAGTCCAGCGTGCCTGCCGAGGAGTGGGACTGGCAGGGCCTGGACGAGCGGCTCCTGCAGCAGTTCAACCTGAAGCTGGGCTGGAACGACGAGGAAAAACAGGGGCTGCGGAAGAAGGCGGACCTGCAGGCCAAAGTGCAGGAGGCGGTGGATGCGGCCTATGCGGGCCGGGAACAGGCCAACGGCCCGGAGCAGATGCGCCAGCTCGAGCGCATGGTCCTGCTGCAGATCCTGGATACGCTCTGGAAGGAGCACCTGCTGCAGATGGACCGCCTGAAGGAAGGCATTGGTCTGCGCGGTTATGGCCAGAAAAATCCGCTGCTGGAGTACAAGAAGGAAGGCTACAACCTCTTTGCCAAGCTGATGCAGGCCATCAATCAGCATACGGTCAGCAACCTCATGCGCATCCAGATCGTGCGGGAGGACGAGCTGGCCAGGATGGAGGAGGAACAGCGCATCCAGCGGGAGCGCCAGATGGCTCAGGCCAAACGGGTCGAGCGGCAGGACGGGGAAGCGCCCGCTCCCCAGCCGGTGCAGCGGGAAGGGAAGGTCGGCCGCAACGCGCTCTGTCCCTGCGGTTCCGGCAAGAAATACAAGAAGTGCTGCGGCCGCTTCTCCTGATGCAGGCCGTAGCCCCGGAGGAGGCCGGAGAGCGTCTCGCGGTCGGCAGGGCCGCAGGGCTCTGTGAGGCCATGGTACAGGAGGTGGGCCGCCACGTCCTGGGCAAGGAACATCAGGTGCGCCTGGCCATCTGCTGCCTTCTGGCCCAGGGGCACCTGCTCATTGAAGACCTGCCAGGCATCGGCAAGACCACGCTGGCCAAGGTGCTGGCCCGGATTCTGGGCCTCGAATTCCGGCGCATCCAGTGCACGAGCGACATGCTGCCGGGCGACATTCTGGGCGTCTCCATCTTTGACCAGAAAACGGGAGGCTTCCATTTCCATCCCGGCCCGATCTTCACCCAGGTCCTGCTGGCCGACGAGATCAACCGAAGCACACCCAAGACGCAGAGCGCGCTGCTGGAGGCCATGGAAGAATACCAGGTCTCGCTGGACGGCGCGACCCATCCGCTGGCCCGGCCCTTCTGGCTGCTGGCCACCCAGAATCCTCTGGAACAGGCCGGCGTCTACCCGCTGCCGGAATCCCAGCTCGACCGCTTCCTTTTCCGTATCACTCTGGGTTATCCGGAAAGGGAGGCGGAGCGGCGACTGCTGGCCCGGGGCGGCACGGGCAGCAGCACGGCGCTGGCCGGAATCCGGCCGCTTGCCAGCGCCAGGCTCGTGGTGCAGTTGCAGGCAATCGCCCGCAGGGTGCACCTTTCCGACACGCTGATCGCCTATGTGCAGGAGCTGCTGGCCTTCAGCCGCAACTCCGGCCAGTTCGCTGTGGGCCTGTCGCCCCGGGCCGGGCTGGCGCTGCTGGCTGCGGCACAGGCCTGGGCGCTCATGGCGAGCCGCGACTTTGTGCTGCCGGAGGACGTACAGGCGGTCCTGCCCGCTGTCGTCGGCCATCGCCTGCGCTCTGCCGACACGCTCGTCGAGCCGGGGCCCGAGGCGCTGCGGCAGGCCTTTGCCGGGGTGCACGTTCCGGCATGAGCGCCGAGATCCGGACAGCCAAGCCGCTGCCGCGTCTGACCCGCCTTTTGCCGTACTGTCCCCTGCCGCACGGCTGTGCGCTGCGCCCCACCTTTTACGGCTTTGTCTATTTGGGCATGGTGCTCGCCCTGCTCCTCGGCTCCATCAACTACAACAACAATCTGGGCTATCTGCTCACCTTTCTTCTGGGCGGGCTTCTGCTCGTGTCCCTGCGCCAGACCTGGCTGAACGTGCAGGATGTGCTTCCTGTCTCGGCCCGGGCGGAACCGGCCTTTGCCGGCGGCGTGGCCCGGGTGCTCCTGCAGGTGCGGGCGGAGAGCGAGCACTTGGCGCTGCAGTTGTCACTGGCGCCGGACTGCCGGGTGCTGACCGATGTAGCGGCAGGGGCGCTCAGCTCCGTGGAACTGGCGCTGCCGGTGCGGCAACGCGGCCTGCAGCGCTGCGAGCACCTGACAGTCGCCAGCACCTTTCCTTTTGGTCTCGTGGAATGCCAAAGGCAGGTGTTGCTGGCCCTGTCCTGCCTGGTCTACCCGACGCCCATCCGTACAGCCTTTGTCAGCCGGTCACAGGGAGATGACAACGAGGCGCGACAGCCCGCCCACATGAGCGTCGCTGCGGGCTTCGATTTTTCGGGTATCAACGCCTACCGGCCCGGCGACAGCCTGAACCGCATTCACTGGAAGAGCCTGGCTCGCGGGCAGGGCCTGCATGTCACGGAATTTGAGGAGGAAAACCGGGGCGGAGCCTTTCTGGCGCTGGCCCTGATACCGGGCGGCAACCTCGAGCACAGGCTCTCCCGCCTCTGCCATCTGGTGCTGCTCGCCTCCAGTCGTGATCTGCGCTATGGGCTGGATCTGGGCACGACCATCATCCAGCCCGACCACGGCCCTCGTCACCGGGAGCGCTGCCTGGAGGCGCTGGCCCTCTACCCGGGGGGAGCTCGCTCATGACGGCACAGGCCCGGCAGCAAACCGGGCTCAGGGCCACGCTGCTGTTGGCCATTGTCCTGGCCTGCCTGCTGCATCTGGTCAACATCTCCGCGCCCACTCTCCTGGTCTGTCTCGCTTTATGGGCCTACCAGCTACTCGGTTTTTTCCGGCCCCTGCCCAGCCCCGGGCCCAGAGTCCTCACCGTGGCCGGCGCGCTCTGTTTTGTCTTGATCGCAGCCACCAACGAAGGCCTGACCGTCGAGTTCTTCGTCTCGCTGCTGGTCCTCATGATCAGCCTCAAGCTCTTCGAGTTCCGGGGCTGCCACGACGCCATGATGACGGCGATTCTGAACTACTTTGTCGTGGCCAGCGGCATGTTCTTCAGCGATTCGCTTCTGGTGACCTGCTACATTGCGCTTTGCCTGGTGTACAACAACGCGGCCCTCGTGCGTGCCAGCCATCCGGGCCTGCCGTTGAAACGCTGCCTGCGTTGGGCCGGCCGGCTCACGTTGCAGGCCCTGCCCTTTATGGTCATACTCTTCCTTGTCTTCCCGCGCTTTCAGGGCGGCCTCTGGGGACGCCCCAGCCTCATTCAGGCCCGCTCCGGTGTGAACGATACCCTGAAGCTGGGCGGCGTGGCCGAGGTGGCGCGCAACATGGATGTGGCCTTCCGCGTGCATTTTGACGGCCCCCTGCCCCTGGAGACGCTCTACTGGCGCGGTCTGGTGCTCTGGCACTTCGACGGCGAGACATGGACGCGTGGGCCCGGGCAGCGTAGTCTGACGCCGGACCGGACGCAGACGGCCGGCATGGTGCGCAGCTACCGTGTGACGCTGGAGCCCCACGAAGGCCGCTGGCTCTACACTCTGGACCGGCCGCTCACAGTGCAACTCCTGCAGCCGCCACGTGGTCTTGCGATAAGTGGAGCCGGTGTGGTGGAAGGCGCCCGATCGGTGTCGGGCCGGGTGGAATATCAGGCCACTTCAGACACTGCGGCCCGGATGCTGTGGTCTGAACAGAACCGGATGGCCAAGGTCTGGGGCCGGCAGTTGCCAGAGAGCGGCAATCCGCGGGCCCGGGCGCTGGCCGCTCTCTGGCAGGGCAGGAGTCCCGGGGACATCGTCAACAGCGGCCTGGCTTTTTTCGGTCGGGGCGGCTTCCGCTACACGCTCGCTCCGGATGAGGAGCTGGGCGCCGATGCCATCGACGCCTTTCTCTTTGAGCGCCGCGCCGGCTTCTGCGAGCATTTTGCCGCCTCCTTCGCCTTCCTCATGCGGGCCGCGGGCCTGCCCACCCGGCTGGTGGTGGGTTATCTGGGCGGCACGGTCAACCCCTACGGCGGGTACCTGGCAGTGCGCCACGCCGACGCCCATGTCTGGTGCGAGGTACTGCTGAACGACGAATGGCAGCGCATCGACCCGACCGCGGTGGTGGCTCCCGGCCGACTGCGCACGGGCAGCGAAAGCCGCGCGCCTGCCCCGGCGGATCTCACCCTCTCGGGCCTTTTCAGCGTGGGCAATCTGCCGTCCTGGCTGCAGCCCCTGGGTAATGGCTGGGACTATGTGAACATGCGCTGGAACCAGCTCGTCATGCAGTACTCGGCGGCCAGCCAGCGCCAGCTTTTCGCCTGGCTGGGCCTTGACTGGGGCAGGCAGGCGGCTCGTCTTGGACTTTTGATCGCGGGCATTGCCGTTTTGGGCATTGGCTATTTTCTTGTGGCGGTCTTTATGCGGCGCAGCCCGCGGGAGGAGGCGGATGTGGTGGCCCAGGCATGGCGGCGTTTTCGGGAAAAGCTCGAGGGCGCGGGCGTGGCGGGAACAGCCAGGCAGGGGCCGGTGCGGCTCCTGGCCATGCTGGAGGCAGAGCGGCCCGACCTGGCCAGGACAGCGTCAGCCGTGGTGCAGCTCTACATTCGCCTGCGCTATGCCAAAACGCCCGAGGCGGCCCGTGGCGAAATGGAGCGGGAATTGGTGCAGGCGGTACGGGACTTCAGGGCTCCTCGACCGGGAAAGCAGCCCTGAGGTTTGGCGCGCAATGGCGGGCCGGCCGCGCTGAGCATGACGATTGGCGATCTGCCTGTAAACTCTATTGCAGCCTTTGAGTGTGGAGGTATCCGTATAGAATGGAAAATAAGCATTTGTGGAAATTTCAGGATAGTCAGCATAAAATGCTTGATTATTTCATAAGAAAATTCTGTATTCTGAAGTATTCTTTGTTCTTTATATAAAATACAATTATAAATATTAAAACTGCAAAATAATTAATGCCATAGTACAAAATTAATTTTGTTGTAATAGTTAAATTACTGAATGTATTTATATATGTATTTATTCTATCTATAATTAATATTTTTAATCCTATAAAAATAGTTAAACATATATAATAATTTAAAAATAATTTCATAAAATATAGAAATTTGCTTTGTATCAGTTTTCTATCATACATAACTACTGTTTTTGCGATAAAAAAATCAGTACA
This region includes:
- a CDS encoding peptidylprolyl isomerase, translated to MHCTGIRQSLLLSALFVCTLCFTALPASSPAAPKPNAQKGAQVKENTMKDGLYAKISTERGDILLRLFYDKTPLTVINFAGLAMGTVGPKKGQPFYDGLTFHRVIADFMIQGGCPLGTGSGTPGYAFPDEIDATLRHDNAGVLSMANAGPNTNGSQFFITHTATPHLDGKHTVFGQVVTGQQVVDAIRQGDHIQHIEIIRQGAEAERFKIDQESFNAALIARKAAAAKAQKSQQEAMEKRVKTRWPKAHRTASGLYTVLVEEGSGSTPAQGTKIKVHYTGRLLSNDREFDSSRRRGEPIEFPVGTGMVIKGWDEGLAMMKKGEHRILIIPPELGYGTRGAGGGLIPPDAWLVFDVELVDF
- a CDS encoding indolepyruvate ferredoxin oxidoreductase subunit alpha — its product is MYEITVDKAKCTGDEECVNACPGQVLELVDGKAEPVHSDECLGCETCVEVCPADAITVKEM
- the alr gene encoding alanine racemase codes for the protein MEASKRVIVSRAALVHNFALCRRQANGAGIIALVKADAYGHGMLECARLFANLGAAGLAVADAVEGVALREAGLAVPIYVLAGLAPQTVPGIVAHNLTPLVSDGAMLERLAHEAQRQKRVCTVHLKVDVGMGRQGALPEDFPELTRKALSLPAIQIGGMMAHLPKADDRNSDHSERARDAFARVSAVARALVPYPLFCHLASSGALFYVADSRFDQVRPGIALYGCYPGGAAGKKSAGAPDLRPAMSWTADILLVRQVPAGHSIGYDCTWITKRPTKMAVLPLGYADGYLRRLSNRGQVLIAGRRAPVLGRVSMNLTVVDVTDIPGVDAGDEAVLLGRQGADEITADELAGWMETINYEALCLIGRLNRRVYQD
- the argS gene encoding arginine--tRNA ligase encodes the protein MIKSQVKACLERCVALGAQQGYWPEDAAKSCGIEVPKRAEQGDFSTNFAMMTAGRMQARARDLAARLVELLAREPMFAKVEIAGPGFVNFFLKPSIWAQVLAPVYGQDEKFGCSETGVGKRVLVEFVSANPTGPLSVGHGRNAVLGDAIARVLTAAGYTVQREYYFNDAGRQMRVLGASTRARCMELLGLPSEFPEDGYQGGYIYDIAKDLVAAKGQALRDAPDQLFIEQAREAIFQDIQNTLARIGIRFDSYFNERSLYEQGLLEKVVADLRARDLVYEKDNATWFKSSAFGQEQDRVIIKSSGEPTYRLPDIAYHREKFARGFDWMINIFGSDHIATVPDVLAGLRALGLDDSRVTVVLYQFVTLMRGGKQVKMSTRRATFVTVDELVDEVGSDAMRFFFLMRKPDNLIEFDLDLAKQQSQENPVYYVQYAHARLCSIERQAKELGVALPTAAEAGDTALLGRLDLPEELTLLKMLAAYPELIADAARDLAPHRLVFYLMELAGAFHSYYNRHKVLGEDAELSRARLLLAGALKKVLRNGLALIGLTAPERM
- a CDS encoding DMT family transporter, whose translation is MGFSNRQSGVFLVLAAAMLWGTSGTAQRFAPGGYDPLVIGALRLLVGGAALLCLAVWRRELGHFHDWNWPQVLGAALCISSYQLCFFAGVHLTGVAVGTMVAIGCAPVLSGFFGHFLFGERLRPRWWLATLLAVTGCTLLGLGSAALHVNIWGILLALGAGLVYAAYNFFLKALLARHPPTAVVAVASGGGALLLLPVLWRCDPLWLLQWRSVAVALYLGLVTLALSYWLLARGLRGLPASTVVTLGLAEPVTATLLGLVVLGERLHGLSAAGIVLVFAGLLVLAAPLPRRGAGQGRIGGREET
- a CDS encoding N-acetyltransferase, whose translation is MNGHGGQPGRIRPARMGDVHRIHEMLNGFADQRLMLPRAVSSIYDHLRDFVVYAEGEQLFGICALQICWDNLAEIRSLAVDVSRQKMGIGRSLVSSCLDEARLLEIGQVFTLTYQAPFFRKLGFQDTDKQLLPHKIWSDCLHCPKFPDCDEDALIWRAGA